A single region of the Vibrio cyclitrophicus genome encodes:
- a CDS encoding rhodanese-like domain-containing protein produces MAQTITKGIKALKEEAYQVVEDMSVEEVKALFDSSNDQENKLDDYVFVDVREAEERNKLGIIPGAFTCPRGMLEFLIDPECPAHNKVFNQDKTYVFYCAHGLRSLYAAKMAAEMGLKPVKNLAGGFAAWAEQSGDIEMPTK; encoded by the coding sequence ATGGCACAAACCATTACCAAAGGCATTAAAGCCCTAAAAGAAGAAGCCTACCAAGTCGTTGAAGATATGTCGGTAGAAGAAGTAAAAGCGCTATTCGACAGCTCGAACGACCAAGAGAACAAACTTGATGACTACGTATTTGTTGATGTGCGAGAAGCTGAAGAAAGAAACAAGCTTGGCATTATTCCCGGCGCTTTTACTTGCCCAAGAGGCATGTTGGAATTCTTGATTGATCCAGAATGTCCCGCTCACAATAAAGTATTCAACCAAGACAAAACCTACGTGTTCTATTGTGCTCATGGGCTGCGTTCACTTTACGCTGCCAAAATGGCTGCTGAGATGGGGTTAAAACCCGTTAAGAACCTAGCTGGGGGCTTTGCTGCTTGGGCGGAGCAATCAGGTGACATTGAAATGCCAACTAAATAA